A single region of the Marinilabiliales bacterium genome encodes:
- the mgtE gene encoding magnesium transporter, which produces MVDIVKDQRHSIVRGLIEADEMEALGAILKKMPSVETAELLKNLSGEQILKLLPDFADEDLGDIASNMEMEQLLELFDIADRRLFARIFTNMSSDIRADLYQELDKDQQLELLPFLDKRTRENVIFLSSFPEETAGSIMITDFATVRADMTVNRAIEKIRQDAPSKKMIYYVYVVDENMKLRGFVTLKDIIMAEPDTPVGDILHSDFVWADVKEDRESVAQKIEKYDMVAIPVLNAHRQLAGIVRHDEAIDVIRAEHTEDLEKFMGIVHAPEDLNYVETGVFGHFRKRVVWLSSLAVIGIISGMIIHRYEEAMTSLIILALYMPMIADTGGNAGSQAATMVIRAIALGQITARSWLKILFKEARIAFLLSLVLGVIAFGKILFLSWETDVPPEYNLLFIAFAISLALSLQVITSTVLGAGLPLLVKRLGGDPAVAASPAITTLVDITGLLIYFGVATLFFF; this is translated from the coding sequence ATGGTAGATATAGTAAAGGACCAGAGACACTCTATCGTAAGGGGTCTTATTGAGGCTGACGAGATGGAAGCCCTCGGGGCGATCTTAAAAAAGATGCCGTCGGTTGAGACTGCAGAACTTCTTAAGAACCTGTCCGGTGAACAGATCCTGAAACTTCTGCCGGATTTTGCTGATGAGGATCTCGGGGATATCGCCTCAAACATGGAGATGGAGCAGTTGCTTGAACTGTTCGATATTGCAGACCGGCGGCTGTTTGCCAGGATATTCACCAACATGTCGTCCGATATAAGGGCTGACCTTTACCAGGAACTGGATAAGGACCAGCAGCTTGAGCTGCTGCCTTTCCTGGACAAAAGGACCCGTGAGAACGTTATCTTCCTCAGCTCCTTCCCGGAAGAGACGGCAGGAAGTATCATGATCACCGACTTTGCCACGGTAAGGGCAGATATGACTGTTAACCGGGCCATTGAAAAGATCAGGCAGGATGCACCCTCCAAAAAGATGATCTACTATGTTTACGTGGTTGACGAGAACATGAAGCTGAGAGGCTTTGTCACTCTCAAGGATATCATCATGGCTGAACCTGATACCCCGGTAGGAGATATATTGCATTCCGACTTTGTTTGGGCCGATGTGAAAGAGGACAGGGAGAGTGTTGCACAAAAGATAGAGAAATATGATATGGTTGCCATACCGGTTCTCAATGCCCACCGGCAGCTTGCAGGAATCGTCAGGCATGATGAGGCTATAGATGTCATCCGGGCAGAGCATACCGAGGACCTGGAGAAATTCATGGGTATTGTGCATGCCCCGGAGGACCTTAATTATGTTGAAACGGGAGTGTTCGGGCATTTCAGGAAAAGGGTGGTATGGCTGTCGTCTCTTGCCGTGATAGGAATTATTTCGGGAATGATAATACATCGTTACGAAGAGGCGATGACTTCGCTTATCATTCTTGCTCTTTATATGCCCATGATTGCCGATACGGGAGGTAACGCCGGTTCACAGGCTGCAACCATGGTCATCAGGGCGATCGCGCTCGGGCAGATAACGGCCCGGAGCTGGCTGAAAATTCTGTTCAAGGAGGCGAGGATAGCATTCCTGCTGTCACTGGTACTCGGTGTTATAGCTTTCGGCAAGATACTTTTCCTTTCATGGGAGACTGATGTGCCCCCGGAATATAACCTTTTGTTTATTGCATTTGCCATTTCGCTTGCATTAAGCCTGCAGGTCATAACGTCTACGGTTTTGGGTGCCGGACTTCCACTGCTGGTCAAGCGCCTCGGGGGCGACCCGGCTGTCGCTGCAAGTCCCGCGATTACCACACTGGTTGATATAACGGGACTGCTAATATATTTCGGGGTCGCCACTTTGTTTTTCTTTTGA
- a CDS encoding DUF456 domain-containing protein — MDVILLSVSVLLLLAGIAGCLLPVIPGPPLSFLALLLVSFTKYAEFTVNFLIITGIIAVLVTLVDLAVPVWATKKFGGSRYGMWGAGIGIFAGIFFFPPAGLLLGPLAGAIAGELIRGAGGRRAVVAGLGSFAGFLLGVGLKLAVSGTLTVYFVRAVFSAS, encoded by the coding sequence ATGGATGTAATTCTGCTATCTGTCTCGGTCCTGCTATTGCTTGCAGGAATTGCGGGCTGCCTGCTTCCCGTCATCCCGGGTCCCCCGCTTAGCTTCCTGGCACTTCTCCTCGTAAGCTTTACAAAATATGCAGAGTTTACAGTAAACTTCCTCATCATTACAGGAATTATTGCCGTATTGGTTACCCTGGTTGATCTGGCAGTTCCCGTATGGGCCACCAAAAAGTTCGGAGGCTCCAGGTACGGCATGTGGGGGGCGGGAATAGGCATCTTTGCCGGGATATTTTTCTTCCCGCCGGCAGGACTGCTGCTGGGGCCGCTTGCAGGGGCAATTGCAGGGGAGCTGATCAGGGGCGCTGGAGGGCGCAGGGCGGTGGTCGCGGGACTTGGCTCTTTTGCAGGGTTCCTGCTGGGAGTGGGACTTAAGCTTGCCGTTTCGGGCACCCTCACGGTTTACTTTGTAAGAGCCGTATTCAGCGCGTCATAG
- the feoB gene encoding ferrous iron transport protein B: protein MTLAELHTDQSGIITKVKGRGAFRKRITEMGFIRGKTVKVIKNAPLKDPVEYSIMGYEISLRKSEAALIEVITPDEAPEKVKEKYNGIVTEKWLKNKADVKGKVINVAMVGNPNSGKTTLFNSATRSKERVGNYGGVTIDAKYGKFSLRGYRFNIVDLPGTYSLTAWSPDELFVREHIIEQLPDVVINVVDASNLERNLFLTTQLIDMDIKVVMALNMYDELLEAGDELDYESLARMTGIPVSPTIGSRGIGINDLFQKVIDVYEDEDRDMRHVHINYGPEIELSIGRIQERIKVNLHLTDKISSRFLALKLLEKDSDAGKRISVLENAAEIANVAGREVKRLEAAIGEDSETLITDAKYGFVSGALRETMKRSPVTRRKRSEAIDAILTNQVLGFPLFLLFIFVMFMATFRLGEYPMEWIEGLVEVTGEFIDSRMAEGSFKDLLINGMIGGVGGVIVFLPNILILFFFISLMEDTGYMARAAFIMDRLMHQIGLHGKSFIPLIMGFGCNVPAIMATRTIENRNNRLLTMLINPFMSCSARLPVYVLIIGAFFPKYPGIVLFGLYGFGIVMAVMVALIFKRLLFRSDDVPFVMELPPYRIPTLKTTLRHMWHKGSLYLKKMGGIILVASIIIWALGYFPTGSRTAAVNDQNTALAHYDTDKAAELITPASATPGSGAAGMPADAATDASQGFSTEQSSYIERIGRFIEPVLAPLGFDWKMGVALVSGLAAKEIVVSTMGVLYHAESEVGIPSESLGDKLKQQRYPDGTRVFTTASALSFLVFILLYFPCVAVIAAIKNESGHWKWAAFMVLYTTGLAWIMSFLVYNFVSLII, encoded by the coding sequence ATGACCCTTGCAGAGCTTCATACCGACCAGAGCGGGATCATTACCAAGGTTAAGGGGCGGGGCGCTTTCCGCAAAAGGATAACCGAGATGGGATTCATCAGGGGAAAAACTGTGAAGGTAATCAAAAATGCCCCTCTTAAAGATCCCGTCGAATACAGCATAATGGGTTACGAGATCTCGCTTCGCAAAAGTGAAGCAGCCCTTATCGAAGTGATCACCCCTGATGAGGCTCCCGAAAAGGTTAAGGAAAAATACAACGGGATCGTAACTGAAAAATGGCTGAAAAACAAGGCTGATGTAAAGGGGAAAGTCATCAATGTTGCCATGGTGGGCAATCCCAACTCAGGGAAGACCACACTCTTCAATTCTGCGACACGCTCAAAGGAGAGAGTGGGCAACTACGGGGGTGTGACAATTGATGCCAAGTATGGAAAGTTTTCCCTCAGGGGATACAGGTTCAATATTGTCGACCTTCCCGGCACCTATTCTCTTACCGCATGGTCTCCCGATGAGCTGTTCGTCAGGGAACATATAATTGAGCAGCTTCCCGATGTTGTAATTAACGTTGTTGATGCCTCAAACCTCGAACGGAACCTGTTCCTCACCACCCAGCTGATCGACATGGACATCAAGGTGGTAATGGCTTTGAACATGTATGATGAGCTGCTCGAGGCGGGTGACGAACTGGACTATGAATCTCTTGCCAGGATGACCGGCATCCCGGTAAGCCCCACCATAGGCTCAAGGGGAATTGGAATTAACGACCTGTTTCAGAAAGTAATTGATGTTTATGAGGACGAGGACAGGGACATGAGGCATGTTCACATCAACTACGGCCCCGAAATAGAGCTATCGATAGGGCGCATACAGGAAAGGATCAAGGTAAACCTCCATCTTACCGACAAGATATCTTCACGGTTTCTTGCTCTGAAGCTGCTTGAGAAAGACAGCGATGCCGGAAAACGGATATCAGTGCTTGAAAACGCGGCTGAAATTGCCAACGTTGCAGGCAGGGAGGTAAAACGCCTGGAAGCTGCCATTGGCGAGGACAGCGAAACCCTGATAACAGATGCAAAGTATGGTTTTGTATCGGGTGCCCTGCGGGAGACCATGAAACGGTCGCCTGTGACACGCCGTAAACGGTCGGAGGCCATAGACGCCATCCTTACCAACCAGGTTCTTGGTTTCCCTCTGTTTCTCCTCTTTATATTCGTTATGTTCATGGCAACCTTCAGGCTTGGGGAATATCCGATGGAATGGATAGAGGGCCTGGTTGAGGTCACCGGTGAGTTTATTGACAGCCGAATGGCAGAAGGAAGCTTCAAAGATCTGCTTATCAACGGGATGATAGGCGGGGTCGGGGGAGTGATCGTGTTCCTGCCGAATATCCTTATCCTGTTTTTTTTCATTTCACTTATGGAAGATACCGGGTACATGGCCAGGGCAGCCTTTATAATGGACAGGTTGATGCACCAGATAGGACTGCACGGAAAGTCATTCATACCCCTGATCATGGGATTTGGCTGCAACGTACCTGCAATTATGGCCACACGAACCATAGAGAACAGGAACAACCGGTTGCTGACGATGCTCATAAACCCGTTCATGTCGTGCAGCGCCAGGCTGCCCGTTTATGTGCTGATCATCGGGGCCTTTTTTCCCAAATATCCGGGGATTGTGCTGTTCGGACTTTACGGGTTCGGGATTGTAATGGCGGTGATGGTTGCCCTGATTTTCAAAAGGCTGCTGTTCCGCTCCGATGATGTTCCTTTTGTAATGGAACTGCCTCCTTACAGGATACCCACACTCAAAACAACTCTGCGCCATATGTGGCACAAGGGATCACTCTACCTGAAAAAGATGGGGGGTATAATACTGGTTGCATCAATCATCATATGGGCCCTGGGCTATTTCCCCACAGGATCGCGAACTGCCGCAGTAAATGACCAGAACACGGCACTCGCTCACTATGATACTGACAAAGCCGCAGAATTGATAACCCCGGCATCAGCTACCCCAGGATCAGGTGCCGCAGGCATGCCGGCAGACGCGGCAACGGATGCCTCCCAGGGTTTCAGTACTGAACAGAGCTCATATATAGAAAGAATTGGCAGGTTTATCGAGCCTGTCCTGGCACCACTCGGATTTGACTGGAAAATGGGGGTAGCCCTTGTATCGGGACTTGCAGCAAAAGAGATCGTGGTAAGCACAATGGGGGTGCTGTACCATGCTGAAAGCGAAGTCGGTATCCCGTCTGAAAGCCTTGGAGACAAACTGAAGCAGCAAAGATATCCCGACGGCACCAGGGTTTTCACCACCGCATCGGCCCTTTCATTCCTGGTGTTCATACTTCTGTATTTCCCGTGTGTTGCTGTTATTGCAGCTATAAAGAACGAATCGGGGCACTGGAAGTGGGCGGCTTTCATGGTTCTATACACAACCGGGCTCGCCTGGATAATGTCGTTCCTGGTCTACAATTTTGTTAGCCTGATTATCTGA
- a CDS encoding ADP-ribosylglycohydrolase family protein has translation MIGAIAGDILGTEYSESGRMPEKPDPDSIKAGFTSNSVLTVAVMDSLLNGKDYINNLQRYGNEYPGRGYGAAFMRWISQQEPKPYHSWNNGAALRVSPVGYSGRTLPEVVDEAARCAMVSHNHPDGIIGAKAVASAVFLAKNGRSKDEIRSHIEAEYSYDLNRTIEEIRPRFRYDQSCQGSVPEAIIAFLDSRNFGDSIRLAISLGNRTATITTITGAIAQAYYKEIPVNMVKPVVSKLTPGMYEVIEQFSNNWPLSLFH, from the coding sequence ATTATCGGTGCAATTGCGGGAGACATCCTGGGAACTGAGTATTCTGAATCGGGCAGGATGCCGGAAAAGCCCGACCCGGATTCAATTAAGGCGGGTTTTACAAGTAACAGCGTGCTGACTGTGGCAGTGATGGACTCTCTGCTTAACGGAAAGGATTACATAAATAACCTGCAAAGGTACGGTAATGAATACCCGGGCAGGGGATATGGCGCTGCCTTCATGCGCTGGATCTCACAGCAGGAGCCAAAGCCATACCATAGCTGGAACAATGGTGCTGCACTCAGGGTCAGTCCGGTCGGCTATTCGGGCAGGACATTGCCCGAGGTGGTTGATGAGGCTGCCCGGTGCGCCATGGTAAGTCACAACCATCCTGACGGTATAATAGGAGCAAAGGCTGTTGCTTCTGCTGTATTCCTTGCAAAGAACGGGCGTTCAAAGGATGAGATCCGGAGCCATATTGAGGCGGAGTACAGTTATGACCTTAACCGTACCATTGAAGAGATCAGGCCCCGTTTCCGCTATGACCAGTCATGCCAGGGTTCGGTGCCTGAAGCTATCATAGCGTTTCTGGACAGCCGGAATTTCGGTGATTCTATAAGGCTTGCCATATCCCTGGGGAACAGGACTGCGACTATCACAACCATAACAGGCGCCATTGCTCAGGCTTATTATAAAGAGATACCAGTTAATATGGTAAAACCGGTCGTAAGCAAGCTCACGCCAGGTATGTATGAGGTTATAGAACAATTCAGCAATAACTGGCCGTTAAGCCTGTTTCACTGA
- a CDS encoding DUF3276 family protein, translating to MEENDKKTGGDNDARQEIYSETVRAGKRTYFFDVKATRNNDYYLTITESKKRFNKEGKQFFEKHKVFLYKEDFEKFSEGLTSVISYINNAQPAEPAEAGDEDETGKELTGSFTDVSFDDLEKQS from the coding sequence ATGGAAGAGAATGACAAAAAAACCGGAGGAGATAACGACGCAAGACAGGAAATCTACTCGGAGACGGTAAGGGCTGGAAAGAGGACCTATTTTTTCGATGTCAAGGCTACCAGGAACAATGATTACTACCTTACCATTACCGAGAGTAAGAAAAGGTTCAATAAGGAAGGGAAGCAGTTTTTTGAGAAACACAAGGTGTTCCTGTACAAGGAAGATTTTGAGAAATTCAGCGAGGGACTTACTTCAGTCATCTCATACATCAACAACGCACAACCGGCTGAACCGGCAGAGGCAGGTGATGAGGATGAAACCGGCAAGGAACTCACCGGGAGCTTTACAGATGTCAGTTTCGACGACCTGGAAAAACAATCATAA
- the nusB gene encoding transcription antitermination factor NusB produces the protein MISRRLLRIKVLQAAYAYFKAGVDTPAKSEKELFFSIGKTWELYLSVYQLLIDLARYARKRIDLARSKLSPAWEDLNPNTRFAENSLILHLEEHGELGTLLRNHKISWAGHPELIRGLFNTLASSELYREYMGESEATWQSDKKFVLTVLNDLILLSPQLDQVLEERSIYWNDDLEFTVRMVEKSIRKFSGDHNTPVPVYQLFKDEDDREFVRRLFMNLIINHKDYEKLIERHTRNWDVERIAFMDILIMEQAIAEILANESIPTKVSFNEYIEIAKYYSTDKSSNFINGILDKIIGQLKEENRIVKKGRGLIGES, from the coding sequence ATGATCAGCAGGAGATTATTAAGGATCAAGGTCTTGCAGGCCGCTTATGCTTATTTCAAAGCAGGGGTTGACACCCCTGCCAAAAGTGAAAAGGAGCTGTTTTTCAGTATAGGCAAAACATGGGAACTGTATCTCTCTGTTTACCAGCTTTTGATTGACCTTGCCAGATATGCCAGAAAAAGGATTGACCTTGCCCGGTCAAAACTCTCACCTGCATGGGAGGACCTTAATCCAAACACCCGGTTTGCCGAAAACTCGCTTATCCTTCATCTGGAGGAGCACGGTGAGTTGGGCACCCTGTTACGTAATCATAAGATTTCATGGGCCGGCCACCCCGAACTGATCAGGGGGCTTTTCAATACACTGGCCAGCTCAGAATTATACAGGGAGTACATGGGTGAGTCTGAAGCAACATGGCAGTCCGATAAAAAATTTGTACTGACAGTGCTCAATGATCTTATACTCCTCTCCCCGCAGCTTGACCAGGTGCTCGAGGAAAGAAGCATCTACTGGAATGATGACCTTGAATTTACAGTGCGAATGGTAGAAAAGAGCATCAGGAAATTTTCGGGCGATCACAATACTCCGGTGCCGGTATATCAGCTATTCAAAGATGAAGATGACCGCGAGTTCGTAAGACGGCTTTTCATGAACCTGATCATTAACCATAAGGATTATGAAAAGCTGATAGAACGGCATACCCGGAACTGGGACGTCGAGAGGATAGCATTTATGGATATCCTGATCATGGAGCAGGCAATAGCAGAGATCCTGGCCAATGAATCGATCCCGACCAAGGTATCCTTCAACGAGTATATAGAAATTGCAAAGTATTACAGTACTGACAAAAGCAGTAATTTCATTAACGGGATACTTGACAAGATCATCGGGCAGCTCAAAGAGGAAAACAGGATCGTTAAGAAGGGACGGGGTCTTATAGGTGAGTCCTGA
- a CDS encoding DUF1573 domain-containing protein: MLILQFNNTLFMNHIVKVAFCMVLIMLTSCGPGPVRDQGFAEMSVHEGGPYIEFRNIRHDFGTVRHGEKLVHTFRYRNTGDAPLIIHSSSADCGCTVPEFDGRPIGPGEEGGLRVVFDTRGFRGRQVKTINLFTNADNAMVTLALRVMIE, encoded by the coding sequence ATGCTTATTTTGCAGTTTAATAACACTCTTTTTATGAACCATATAGTAAAGGTGGCGTTTTGTATGGTGCTGATCATGCTGACCTCCTGTGGTCCAGGGCCGGTTCGTGACCAGGGTTTTGCAGAGATGTCAGTTCATGAGGGAGGGCCCTATATTGAGTTTCGAAATATCAGGCACGACTTTGGCACTGTCAGGCATGGCGAAAAACTGGTCCATACCTTCAGGTACAGGAACACGGGTGATGCGCCTCTGATAATTCATTCATCCAGTGCCGACTGTGGCTGCACTGTCCCTGAATTTGACGGCCGGCCAATTGGCCCGGGCGAGGAGGGAGGCCTTCGCGTGGTATTTGACACCAGGGGATTCAGGGGAAGGCAGGTAAAGACCATCAATCTTTTTACAAATGCCGATAATGCTATGGTAACGCTTGCATTGCGTGTTATGATTGAATAG
- the yajC gene encoding preprotein translocase subunit YajC: MTHQVITFITATAQPGQNPLISFLPLLLIIFVFYFFMIRPQMRKQKELRTFREALKKGDKVVTTGGIYGKINDISGQVVTMDVGNNIHIKVDKNAVLKDPTDLAGQK; this comes from the coding sequence ATGACACACCAGGTTATTACATTTATTACGGCAACGGCACAGCCGGGCCAGAATCCATTGATCTCATTTTTACCGCTTCTGCTTATCATTTTTGTATTCTATTTTTTCATGATAAGGCCACAGATGAGAAAGCAGAAAGAACTGAGAACCTTCAGGGAAGCTCTGAAGAAGGGTGACAAGGTTGTCACCACGGGAGGTATATACGGGAAAATAAACGATATCTCCGGCCAGGTGGTTACCATGGACGTTGGTAACAATATTCATATCAAGGTCGACAAGAACGCAGTCCTTAAGGATCCTACCGATCTGGCAGGACAGAAGTAG
- a CDS encoding dephospho-CoA kinase: MLKIGVTGGIGSGKSTVCRVFEILGVPVYNADDRARNILSCDEEVRRSLLEAFGENFFTGGKPDRGKLASLVFENSGALDTLNSIVHPAVHNDFTAWLEDHYGGPYIIKEAAILFETGTWRELDWIILVAAPEQMRMERILKRGGITRDEVEKRMENQWPDEKKIPLAGTVIRNDESEPVLPVLLSLHDMLSRGILPAE, from the coding sequence ATGCTTAAAATTGGAGTTACAGGAGGAATTGGTTCGGGCAAATCAACAGTCTGCCGGGTGTTCGAAATACTGGGTGTACCCGTATACAATGCCGATGACAGGGCAAGGAATATTTTATCCTGTGATGAAGAGGTGAGGCGCAGCCTGCTGGAGGCATTCGGCGAAAATTTCTTCACCGGCGGTAAACCGGACAGGGGAAAGCTGGCATCGCTCGTATTTGAGAACAGCGGGGCGCTGGATACCCTTAACAGCATTGTCCATCCGGCAGTGCACAATGACTTCACAGCCTGGCTGGAGGATCATTATGGTGGGCCATACATAATAAAGGAGGCTGCCATACTGTTCGAGACGGGCACATGGAGAGAACTGGACTGGATCATCCTGGTTGCTGCACCTGAGCAGATGAGAATGGAGAGGATATTGAAACGTGGCGGTATTACCCGCGATGAGGTTGAGAAACGGATGGAGAATCAGTGGCCCGATGAGAAAAAGATACCTCTTGCAGGAACAGTGATCAGGAATGATGAAAGCGAGCCGGTACTCCCTGTACTGCTAAGTCTGCATGACATGCTCAGCCGCGGGATATTGCCGGCTGAATAA